From one Peromyscus maniculatus bairdii isolate BWxNUB_F1_BW_parent chromosome 17, HU_Pman_BW_mat_3.1, whole genome shotgun sequence genomic stretch:
- the Haus8 gene encoding HAUS augmin-like complex subunit 8 isoform X7, which produces MGRGNLQSTMLEGHSTAPRDLDLSAINDKSMFREPPQLDRTASEKSESTSFTTPQRKRTLHKKRRDLQQTMDMMESQTLLLTLLSVKMEENLTLLEEKAEKDLAAVCREKERLQGRVLELRRQLLLRQKHQELATILDAQMEVLGPFQAVSERFKEQYKTLATALDTTRHELPLQAVHMQGSGQELLDDLQPALRTTLQLLGELGICSRDSTAQVPEDATAQVLCLLEELRDLTAKKDLELHRIICQVLELSSQASKEAALINQEVWEEAQGTPTVSQWYFSPDALRGHSPCPGQN; this is translated from the exons atgggaagaggaaacctgCAGTCCACCATGCTGGAAGGGCACAGCACAGCTCCACGCGACCTAGACCTTTCAGCCATCAACG ACAAAAGCATGTTCAGAGAGCCTCCCCAGCTAGACAGGACAGCGTCAGAGAAATCCGAGTCGACGTCCTTCACCACCCCTCAGAGAAAGAGAACCCTTCACAAGAAGAGACGG GATCTGCAGCAGACCATGGACATGATGGAGTCGCAGACATTGCTGCTGACCCTGCTGTCTGTGAAG ATGGAAGAGAACCTGACTCTGCTGGAGGAGAAGGCTGAGAAGGACTTGGCAGCCGTGTGCCGTGAGAAGGAGAGGCTACAGGGGCGGGTGCTGGAGCTGCGGCGCCAGCTGCTGCTCCGGCAGAAACACCAGGAGCTGGCTACCATCCTGGATGCCCAG ATGGAGGTGCTCGGCCCTTTCCAGGCTGTATCAGAGCGCTTCAAGGAGCAGTACAAGACACTGGCCACAGCCTTGGACACCACTCGACATGAGCTGCCCCTGCAGGCCGTCCACATGCAGGGGAGTGGACAGGAGCTCCTAG ATGATCTGCAGCCAGCCCTGAGGACCACCCTGCAGCTCCTGGGCGAGCTGGGCATCTGCTCCCGGGACTCCACTGCACAGGTGCCGGAGGACGCCACTGCACAGGTGCTGTGCCTGCTGGAGGAGCTCCGGGACTTGACCGCCAAGAAGGACCTGGAGCTCCACAG GATCATCTGCCAGGTGCTGGAACTTTCCTCCCAGGCCAGTAAAGAAGCAGCCTTGATAAACCAGGAAGTCTGGGAAGAGGCCCAGGGCACCCCCACGGTCAGCCAGTGGTACTTCAGCCCAGACGCCCTCAGGGGCCACAGTCCCTGCCCTGGACAGAACTAA
- the Haus8 gene encoding HAUS augmin-like complex subunit 8 isoform X8 gives MDMMESQTLLLTLLSVKMEENLTLLEEKAEKDLAAVCREKERLQGRVLELRRQLLLRQKHQELATILDAQMEVLGPFQAVSERFKEQYKTLATALDTTRHELPLQAVHMQGSGQELLDDLQPALRTTLQLLGELGICSRDSTAQVPEDATAQVLCLLEELRDLTAKKDLELHRIICQVLELSSQASKEAALINQEVWEEAQGTPTVSQWYFSPDALRGHSPCPGQN, from the exons ATGGACATGATGGAGTCGCAGACATTGCTGCTGACCCTGCTGTCTGTGAAG ATGGAAGAGAACCTGACTCTGCTGGAGGAGAAGGCTGAGAAGGACTTGGCAGCCGTGTGCCGTGAGAAGGAGAGGCTACAGGGGCGGGTGCTGGAGCTGCGGCGCCAGCTGCTGCTCCGGCAGAAACACCAGGAGCTGGCTACCATCCTGGATGCCCAG ATGGAGGTGCTCGGCCCTTTCCAGGCTGTATCAGAGCGCTTCAAGGAGCAGTACAAGACACTGGCCACAGCCTTGGACACCACTCGACATGAGCTGCCCCTGCAGGCCGTCCACATGCAGGGGAGTGGACAGGAGCTCCTAG ATGATCTGCAGCCAGCCCTGAGGACCACCCTGCAGCTCCTGGGCGAGCTGGGCATCTGCTCCCGGGACTCCACTGCACAGGTGCCGGAGGACGCCACTGCACAGGTGCTGTGCCTGCTGGAGGAGCTCCGGGACTTGACCGCCAAGAAGGACCTGGAGCTCCACAG GATCATCTGCCAGGTGCTGGAACTTTCCTCCCAGGCCAGTAAAGAAGCAGCCTTGATAAACCAGGAAGTCTGGGAAGAGGCCCAGGGCACCCCCACGGTCAGCCAGTGGTACTTCAGCCCAGACGCCCTCAGGGGCCACAGTCCCTGCCCTGGACAGAACTAA